CGCATCCTTCAAGTTGCGCGACAGGCGCTCGTCGCTGAACACCGTTGTGAAGATGGGAGCCTCCGGATACATATCATGGAATACCTCTACTACCCTTTCCGCTCCGCCCATTTGGATTAAGTAATCATGTGCTATCGCTATTTTCATCTGAATCATCCTTTAACGCGAATGTCGGTCAGACTCCTGCCAACAAACCCTTATAGTAATGAACTATATCCTTAACAGTGTTCTCGATGACAAAATGCTTCTTGACCCGTTCCATCCCTCTCTCACCCATCTGCTGACGTTCCTGTGGATGCTCCAGCATCCAGCGGATGGCTTCTTCCAGCTTGGCCGGGTCTCCCGGTTCAATGAGCAGCCCGGTTTCATTAGGTACCACCGTTTCCTTGGGACCACCTTCGTTTGAAGCGATCACTGGCAAACCTGCAGCCATGCCCTCAATAATGACTTGACCGAATGGCTCCGGTGTAATGGAAGTATGAATTAGCAGGTCACAGCGCTGCATCAGTCCCTGAATGTCATCGACGTGTCCCATCAGATTGACGTTGGTCAACCCATATTCGCGCATCGTGGATTCCAATCGTTGTTTGTATTCCTCTTCTCCGAACAACGCATCTCCAGCCAGCCAGAATTTCACACGCTGATCTGGTAAAAAAGAACGTGCCGCTTCCAATAAAATATGTTGTCCCTTCCATTCCGCCAATCTGCCGACCAATACGACGTTAAACGAGTCATCGCCACGCAAATG
This window of the Paenibacillus polymyxa genome carries:
- a CDS encoding glycosyltransferase family 4 protein, encoding MMRVAYIDHTARWSGGEVALYNILTNIGEHIDPLVILAEEGDLADRLRQRDIDVRIVPLDDSIRNRGRNAVNLGAPAAAFRLLAYGRKLAPLLREEKVVCVHTNSLKSALYGAVAAKSAKLPLIWHIRDHIGPPYLKPIVAKGIRLMSRFLPNGVIANSKSTLSALELPPDKKTLVVYSAFAKAITARDSAAHLRGDDSFNVVLVGRLAEWKGQHILLEAARSFLPDQRVKFWLAGDALFGEEEYKQRLESTMREYGLTNVNLMGHVDDIQGLMQRCDLLIHTSITPEPFGQVIIEGMAAGLPVIASNEGGPKETVVPNETGLLIEPGDPAKLEEAIRWMLEHPQERQQMGERGMERVKKHFVIENTVKDIVHYYKGLLAGV